One Peromyscus leucopus breed LL Stock chromosome 20, UCI_PerLeu_2.1, whole genome shotgun sequence genomic window, TTCTGCGTCAGTGGGCAACTTGGGAGTTGATCGCTCCCTCATCCTTTCttcccctgcatctgcctctagTTCACACTGACCGGGATACCTGCTCCACAGTCCAACTGAGACCTCTGGGCTGCTCACCGTCCTCCTAGGCCCACAGCACGCTCATGTATTGGAGGAAGTGAGGGGTAGTCTGTTGTTGTGTGGTTCTTCTAACCTGACTTGTGCCTGGACTTGGATGTACAGGTCTTGTCCACAAACTCCCCAGCTAGGATCCCCTTTCCTTTGCTCAGACCTTTCCCTGGCTTCTCAGAGGATGGCTATGATGAGGGAACAGGATTGAGGGACCCAGGTGAGGAGGGAACTGTGCTTTGGGGGAACACCAGGGGATCCCAGGGATCCTGACCGTGTCCACACTTCCAGCAGTGAGCTCCAGAGTATTGGCCTGGATGCCATCCATTGACAGAGCACCCTCTGATATCAGCTCTGATATGACACTCCAGGACTGAGGGCGACCCTTTGCCAGCTCTTGATACACATTCTTGATGGATTTTGTGACTGTAGAAGGAGAGACAACATGGAGTCATGATGCTAGGACAGGCCCCTCAACATCACCCTAGTTAATCATGTCCCTAGCACCTCAGTCTTCCAGCTTGTGGGCCACCATTTTGGGGTCATACAACCCTAAACACACTGTGGGATCACAGGGGAAGGTCCTTAAGCAATTCCTGCTCTTGAAAGTAAATGAAAGTTGATGGGAATCATGTGACCATTGTCCCCTGCCCCCACAGTGCTGCCCTGGTCAGTGGCCCTCACCATGCTCAGAGATGAAATCCCAGGACTCAAAATTCTCTTTCCATGCCCGGCTGTTTGTCCATCGAGTCAGGCTCTGGGGCAAGAACAGGAGCTGTGTGGTGGTCTTGAACATGGATTGCAAGGCATGGATGAACTTCAGACTGCTAGAGTTCAGGCCATCGCCAAGGAGGCCCAGCCGCTCCCCAAAAAGGACAAAGTGGCTGGCTGAAGAGAGAATATTATCAATGAGCTGAGGCAGTTCCTGGTCTCCATGCTgtctctcactttctccttcttagcctctgctttcccagtatCCCTCAAGCTGGAAGCTCCCCCAGGTCACACACCTTCTATGGTATAGTTGAACATACTGGAATAAAAGTCCATGGAGAAGCTTCCATGGGCATTTAACAGCATCTTCTTCTTCAGGGTCTCCAAGAAGTCCCTTGCTACCGTGTCCACCATGGGGACAAACTTTTGAACGGCCTTTGGTGACAGCACACTCGGGTTCAGCCTCAGTCGGTTGAAGTGCCATTCAGGCCCATTTCTGCAGGGCACAGAGCAGGGCTACAGACACCTCCCAGGAAAGGCCTGGCCCAGGCTTGTgcccatctttctgcctctcaaAGAAATTGGGGCAAAGAGTGTCAGGCTCAGAAGCAGGCTCTGCAGGTCCTGTGCCCACTTCTTTCTTCCAATAGAGCCTCTATGTATAGAACAGAGGTTACTAAGTCTAAGGTGGACTTGGCACATCCACACCCAGGGAGAAGGAGACTCTGCTGTCAGCTCTGCCCACCTGATCTATACCACCTCCCCACAGAGGAGAAGGCCCAGCTGAGCTCACCCTCCCTGTCAGTCCTGTAGAGTGTGTGGTCTCTGAGTCTTCagcatctgcctgtctcagctAAGGGATCCCATCTTCCCTAGGGCAGGATCCACAGCAGAGGACCACTCACAACATGCACAAACCACAACCCAGGGCACGGGGCTCCCATGGAGGTTCTCCAATGAATAAAAGGCAGGAGTTTGCACACTGAGCCACACATGCAGAATGCCTATCCTTTGGTGTGCTAAAGCCTGAAACAAGGGACAGTgaccacatgcacatgtacatacacacatgtacccacacaagACCTCAAAAACATGTGTGAACACCTTGAATCCCTAGGTGTATAAACCTAAGAGAACAGCTGTGCACACTGAGGCATATATATGTTCCTTCAGAGAGTGAAGTCCTAAATCTGGACACATCACATGGTCACACTTTCAAACAAACACTAACAAGTTAAATGCCACAAATATACAGATTCAAGACACATGCACGTACATGTACACATGGCCCTGCCCCATGATCTGTTGACAATATCCTTGCTTCCAGACGATTTCAGTCAAGGCTCTAAGGAACTCATTTCTCTAAACCATTACTAAGAAAACACTGCTCTTTTTGTGGTCTCAGGTAGCTGTCCACGACCTGACTTCCTTTATACTCCCAGTAGTATAACCCCTTTGCCACTCACGTAGCCAGGGTCACCAGCAGCCCCGATTGCCTCTCCAGATGTGCATCCGGCAGCAGGAGGGAGCTCCCCCCTCTCTCACCACACCAGAGCCACCGACCTCCTGctctccaccacccccacccccaggactgaCTACCCCAAATCCCTGGGAGTGAAGTCACTTCCAGGGTTGCAGGATGTGTGGCTGGACATCAGGCTGTGGCAGAAGAAGCTATGGCCCTGAGCCAGTGGACCTCCACATCCTCACCTTCTTGGAGAACTGCTATAAGCTGTTGGAAGGACGGGCATACCCTGGGAAAGACCTGCTCAGAGCAAGTCCTGGATGGAGCATCATAGTTGCTCTCACCTGTTGGAAGGACGGGCATACCCTGGGAAAGACCTGCTCAGAGCAAGTCCTGGATGGAGCATCATAGTTGCTCTCACACCTACTTGGccatctccctccttcccagaCCCACAACCTCCATGACATGGTACCACTCTGTGCTTGGCAATGCCCAGTCTTAACATTCACCCCGGCCAGTTCTGCATCCTGCGTTTTAGGACTACAGGCTCACCTCCCTCCTCATTCCCAATGTCCACTCACAGCAGGAATACGCCACACCTCAGGCCACGCTGTTCTCTGTGGGCCACCCAGGGCTCCAAGACATTGCGGCAGGGCTGTGTGCTGTCTGCTTGGAATATCTTCTCAGCATCCTCGGGCAGCATCACAGACACCACCTGTGTTCTTCCTATGCTGTACCTGTGGGGTGGAGAACAGAGCCCTGCTGAGGGTGGAATGCCCTCCACCTGAGCACCCTGCAAAGCCAGCCCTGTCTGTGTGCTTCCTCACCTCGGCCTCTCTAGCCCTTGCTTTCCCCTCAGGAGGGCCCTCCCACTCTCTGCCTGACTCCTCTCCACTTCAGCACTCCTGATACTCTGTCCTCTCAGAGATGAGCAGTGCCTTTCTCTGTCCACATGGAGAACCATGGTCTCCATGAGTCAGGCCCATAACCTCCTGtgctccctccctgtcttcctaaGGAGGGAGTGCCTGGTGCCTAAAACTGGGGAATGCAGCACCTCATACTCTGCAGAGCCTGAGCAACCAGAGGGTCAGGAAGCTCTGTCTGTGCTCAGCTATGGGTCAGGAAGGCCCTCACCTGAAAATGGGCCCCAGCTCCTGGAAGACCTGATGCATCTCCAGGTGCAGGTTCTCCTGGCCCTGCTCCCTCAGGATCTGTATCATCTTCAGCCACTTGTTTCTGGAGTACAGGGGGATGGCTTCAAAGGGCTGCAGTGCCTTGGGGGCCAGTGCTGCTGTGGTGCCCAGTGCCCTCATCCTGTGCAGGCACTGCCAGGGTCTTGCCAGCCACACATGTGCCTTCGCCCTGAGTGCCATTGCTTCCTCCTCTGATCAGACCACATCCTTTTATCTTGCCTTGATCTGCTGACTGATAGGTCGCTGCTGCAAAAGTCCCTGAACTTGCCCTAGAAATCTATCCAGAGCTGAAGGCTCTgctggaggtagaggaaggaggtggCATTCTGCCTGGTCCTGTCTCTGCGATGCCTGCTGGAAGGTGGGAGTTGAGGCCAGGTCCAGAGTCTACACGGACATCTGAAGAGTTTCTACCGGTGGGCACagccctctttctcctccccaagttgacaGCAGTCAGATGGACAGATTCTGCCTTATTGTGGAGCCTTGAATGAGTCACCCTGCCTTGAAGATCACTAGCCTGAATAGGAGGGTGGGTTTTTACTAGCTTCCCTGATTCACATTGGAGTGTCTGCTTtgaaattttctcatttctcttcaaACTGAAAACTAATAATTAAATGTATGTATCACAGGGTAGGAGGGTGGCTTGCTTGGTCAAGCATGAGAGCCTGAGTACAGGGCCCTGAGATCAATGTAAAAGCTAGGCCCATCAGTGTGAAGGTATAACCCAGCGTTCAAGAAGCCATGGCAGGAAGATGCCAGAGCCTGCTAAGCATCCAGTGTATAGTCAAATGTGAATATTCTAGGTTTAGTACGagaccctgtacacacacacacacacacacacacacacacacacacacctttaaacctctCCCCCACAgatgtatgtgcgtatgtgtatacatatgtatatatttatgtacatatttctCATGCAGTAgaggatattttaaaattctttttacttttattgattatttgtgaatttcacaccatgcattctgatcccacttatctccctgacCCCTCAAATCCTCCCTCTGCTCTTACAAATttccccacaaaataaaacaaaattatttaaaagaggaaaaccaaatctaacaaaagggggggggcgggagaaGAATCtcgttgtggaagctgtagtggaGCCTTTTGAGTCACCCaagtttaccctttagtctgtTCATCTCTACTTGCAAACTGTTCATTGCCACCAATCATTGGACTCATctgtctggctcaaggcctctggcttctgctacaccaggGAAAATGGattctcactggggctcctctttgATACCCTGTGGTtgtcctgtgtcgtggagatcctgctgttttggatctgtagttTTGTCCTTTCACGTGCTCTAACAGTTCAAAGATGAGGTGGGCGTTGGGGTGGGCTAACttgtagccctggttctgggcctggctgTTAGCAGCTACCAGTTTTCCCCGGTCGTCACTACCTGTGCGAGCTCTCCAGAACCGCCtcggctagctcacccaatgcagcctgaaGCAAGGAGCGGGGACAGTCCTCCTGCTTTTCAGGTCCTCGTgtctggctcacccacactcacaacaccaaggccagctctactgtcTGCCCAGACAAGATGCAGGGCCCTCTCACCTGATTGCTGCAGCGGAACTTCCAGGGAGAggatcagctctcctgctctccaaCCCTCGGGACTGACCTACCTGCTCCCAGGacagcagggtcagctctagtgtgcctCCCAGGATGGGTGAAGGGCCCGGTCTCTTGTGTGCTGCAGCCGGTGAGGGGCAGGGCTCGCTCACCCactcccagggccagctctctcacgtGCCACAGGGGATAATGGGTGGTGTGGTCGGGCACAGAGGAGGATTTTTTAAATCGTGTATAAACCATTTTATGACTAAGTGGAGCTAAATAACACACTGTTATGATTTGTATGAGAAATACCACTCcccccacaggcttgtgtgtTTGAACACAAGCTGGTGTGTTTAGAGACACTGTAGAACGTTTGCCTGGTGGGGCTTGGCTGAAGACAGTGGACATCAGTGGTGAGGGTTTGGGTCTCTCACTCAGCCCCATTTCTTTCCATATCTGCTTTGTGTCCTGTGTTGACATCTGTCAGATGAAGGGCCaggcttctgcttcctgtttcacAGCTGCTTGCTCCCAAGCTCCCTTAGATGACAGGTGCTACGGTTGCCTGGCTCCCAGAAGTCAAGCTGTGCCCTGCAGCAGACAGGTCCCTGCTGTGAAAGCACATAGATCCCATAGAGGATGGAAGCCAGCCCTGCGCccgaggccccccccccccccgcactccCAGAGCTGACAGATGAATGTGTGGTCATGGCCAGCATCTGAGCCCTTGGCACTGAGGGCCTAAGAGGAATTTCCCATCTCCTTTCGTCTGAAAAGCCGCAGAAGTCAGCTATTCCCTTTGTTCAGGGCTATCTCTGAAGGCTCTTTCTCCTCcagacccacccacccccccccgccTCTCTGTGTGTCACCTCCTTCTCTTATTCACCTCCCTGAAACTTCTGATGGAGCCCCTCTCCAGGTGTTTGAGGGAAGCCTCCACTTCCCTTTCTGTTTTGGTCACGTCGTCAGCTCTCATCTTCTGACCTGATCTCCGTCCCTTCCCAATTAATCTCCCACCTCAACCCCACTCAAGACCATTGTGGTACCCAGTTCTCCTTACTAATAAAGGAAATGCATCCTTATGGTCTGCTTTCAAGATGAGGTATGTTTAGAGTCCATCAGGATTACAGGTAAGTTGGAGGCAATAGGTTCCTGTCTTTCCCTGGCTACATGACTGAATCCGTGTGTccaaaaaggggagggaggggaatcttGGCCCGGGAAGACAGGGACTTTGGGTAGGAGGCTGCGCTGGCTCAGGGTGGGAAGACTGTAACCCTCTGGAGTACCAGCCTGTGAGGGGGGAAGACAGTAGGTGCAGATTTTAATTCAGGGACTATAGGAAGCACTGTTTCATGCCTGCCGCTTTGACATTCTCTCCATCCTGAGACTCACTTCTGCAGAGTCttaaaagaaaacctgtctcatgTTCTCTTGTATCAGGGCAGCAAGGTCCAGGTTTGTAAGGCTCTAGAGGAGAGTGAGGACTTTGTTGTGACTGGGTTTAGAGACTGTGGGCTATAGTCCAGGAAGCTTCTGGCTGTATTCTATGCACGACTTGGAAATTTGAATGTGGCCAAATGAAGAGTAATAGACTAAGTTGTCTGGTGATGCAGTTTCAAGAGAGCACAACATTCAAGCTGGGGTGGCTTGCTGGCTGCTGTTAGTCAGATTTGCAGCGAGGGACGCAGAAAGGTGTGCAAACTTGTGGTTTGGTGAAAAAAGAGGTATGATAGAGTTAATGTTGTACATAGTGGATAGAAGGTCAGTGGAAGGTATTCCATTAGAGAGACTGACACATCAGGGAACCCTCACACTAGCACTTGAATAAGAGGAACAGCATCTACAGGCTAAGACCCCATGCTTGTGGGGCGCTTACACATCCAGTCTTTACTGAGATGCAGGACAGAATGCAAACTTATTTGGAAAACTTCCATTCCAAAAGAAAGGGACTTTACAGAGAACTCCCAGGGCATCCGTCTCTGGCAGGTCCATCTAAGGGAAAGTCTTCCCAGTTTTATACAGGGAGATGTTCAGAAACCATTGTAGCTGTGGTAGAAGGGACCCTTGGCAGTACCTCAAGCTGGAAGCAGGACTCTGGCATCATCCACATGATGCTGATTTTGGAGGGATGCAGGGTAAAAGGAACTTGTGCCAACTTTTCAGAAAGCTGCTGACAGAAAACCAGACAATGTGAAACTCTTGAATGGGCTATGAAGGAAGCAGTGAGGAGGAATCCTATACTGCAGTGGAGACCTCAGGATATGGGAGATACCAGAAATGTGGATGTCTTCCAAGAAGAGCTCCAGGTGCTGAGTAGAATTTGGTCGATAAAGATAACGTTCTGCAATCaatagagctggagaggtagGGCTTGCCAAGCCCACTGAGCCCAGATGATGCCATCTTGAGCTCAAGATGCCAACCACACATTGAACTTAAGCATTTGATGTTTACCCTGCTGAGTTCCACTCTTGCTTTGGTCTGatcttcacttcctgtttcctgggaCGCTTAGCTTCAGTTGCCAACTTGACACCACCTAGGATCACCCGAGAAGAGGATCTCAATGAGGGATGGTGGACATTTAGTTGGTCTGTGGCCATGTCTATGGGTGACTAGGTCTTAATTAAGTTCattgacatgggaagacccaggctgctgtggacagcaccattccctaggcaaggagCCTAAACTTTCTACAAATGAAATCCAGCTGACGGAAAGTGATCGAACAACTGGGCACATGTTTCTGCTTTtgattgtggatgtgatgtgactagccaTGTGAAGTTCCTGCCTCGATGTCCCCTCAATGATAAGCTGTAACTTGGAATTGTCAGCCAAACAAACCCTTGTcctcctaggttttttttttttaattgggctgtttttatcacaacaacagaaatgaaccTAGGACTA contains:
- the LOC114684743 gene encoding cytochrome P450 11B1, mitochondrial-like yields the protein MALRAKAHVWLARPWQCLHRMRALGTTAALAPKALQPFEAIPLYSRNKWLKMIQILREQGQENLHLEMHQVFQELGPIFRYSIGRTQVVSVMLPEDAEKIFQADSTQPCRNVLEPWVAHREQRGLRCGVFLLNGPEWHFNRLRLNPSVLSPKAVQKFVPMVDTVARDFLETLKKKMLLNAHGSFSMDFYSSMFNYTIEASHFVLFGERLGLLGDGLNSSSLKFIHALQSMFKTTTQLLFLPQSLTRWTNSRAWKENFESWDFISEHVTKSIKNVYQELAKGRPQSWSVISELISEGALSMDGIQANTLELTAGSVDTTAVPLVMTLFELARNPDIQRALRQESLAAEASIAANPQRALSDLPLLQAALKETLRLYPVASFLERVLSSDLVLQNYHVPAGMVLNVNLYSMGRNPSVFPRPERYMPQRWLERKGSFQHLSFGFGVRQCLGRRLAQVEMMLLLHYVLKSFQVETLRQEDVQMVYRFVLVPTPSPLLTFRPVS